A section of the Pleuronectes platessa chromosome 7, fPlePla1.1, whole genome shotgun sequence genome encodes:
- the si:dkey-5i3.5 gene encoding uncharacterized protein si:dkey-5i3.5: MLARTTLSRGITALRLAKNVTLYVNELASPASGSQTLASEDHKPLMLMLPWMGSRPQAVAKYCEIYFRTGLDVLVVESEVTHFLWPRWGLDHGKNLIELLQSERFVSRPLLVHAFSIGGYTYTQLLVHVSQDKQKYQSLTKRIKGQVFDSLVVGSVEMMASGLGKTVFPRLESLVKKVSMLYFGMFKQQTVDYYNRSIDVFWNTPIPVPSLFLFCENDLISDAQTMEELIDFWRKRGINITAKKWADSTHAGHLKRHPQEYVSTLELFFHSLNIAPLKAKM; the protein is encoded by the exons atgTTGGCGAGGACCACCCTGAGCAGAGGAATTACTGCCCTCCGCCTCGCTAAGAATGTGACTCTGTACGTGAATGAATTGGCATCTCCAGCCTCAGGAAGCCAGACCCTGGCATCTGAAGATCACAAACCCCTCATGCTGATGCTCCCGTGGATGGGTTCGCGCCCCCAAGCTGTGGCCAAGTATTGTGAGATCTACTTCCGCACCGGCTTGGATGTGCTCGTAGTGGAGAGTGAG GTGACGCACTTCCTGTGGCCTCGCTGGGGTCTGGATCATGGAAAGAATTTGATCGAGTTGCTCCAGAGCGAACGCTTTGTGTCCCGCCCACTCCTCGTCCATGCCTTCTCTATCGGTGGCTACACGTATACCCAGCTGCTGGTTCACGTGTCCCAGGACAAGCAGAAATATCAGTCGCTCACAAAGAGGATCAAAGGGCAAGTCTTTGATAGCTTGGTGGTGGGCTCTGTGGAGATGATGGCCTCAG GTCTAGGAAAAACCGTGTTTCCTCGTTTGGAGTCACTGGTAAAAAAGGTGAGCATGCTTTACTTTGGCATGTTCAAACAGCAAACGGTGGACTACTACAACAGAAGCATCGATGTGTTTTGGAACACACCAATCCCCGTTCCCTCACTGTTCCTCTTTTGCGAGAATGATCTGATAAGCGACGCACAGACTATGGAGGAATTGATCGACTTCTGGCGAAAGCGCGGGATTAACATCACCGCAAAGAAGTGGGCGGATTCAACACACGCAGGTCACCTGAAGAGGCACCCCCAGGAGTATGTGAGCACACTGGAATTATTCTTCCATTCACTCAACATCGCTCCGCTGAAGGCCAAGATGTAA
- the prrt4a gene encoding proline-rich transmembrane protein 4, which produces MLSLWNLYLLLPLSLPLLLHAVASTGENVKETQQLHVETAVQHLPQPSQRLPGSSLETEKPLFEPVDVDFQGLLLSLALSSSEESDRQGVIGEYTDLQEGTETSLLYHNENELFRSTESATEDVTSTKPVRSSSGAAPPQPTKARTLKNQPTETSTGSILHSTPTGENQLTLPSLHNETTDGHLPFLLSGSLPSDTQGQDSTSGSISDGTTPPVATGSPLEGTVPTKNTGNGLVDITNRRGAVGVEAENDDSGNRGLHGNMNTSATPCKTTNQSSTLTYPEDFTPNESLHPSLGLSPALYVPLYSDWNSALATWGFAWEAHIYGLGSVFTVFGLISVVCLLGLPLRCPPGCPYFTLLHLFLLAFAGIQAFCLLYDAYSHQDRLPPIGSLLLSELPFPCLVSAFSLAFLILSLRSRMHLSLPLAISTSFSVLPKPRLLLCVSLLYFGVSLGCVGMLQLFHILPTMILLFPHGLFVCLTIFLSFSYLIFYCLIRVDSKHIYRLNDNGESGGSPEGIRSASCPFAKVEDWQRAAGAGVGAALCMLGCGGLQLYGILHALGLGGVEGYGFQPWSWWGYQVGCRLCEVGVCLGLSLIGTHPLFCQNNSSIKTITDPRPGSWSRLSCNSPPGGLTPPFNECINSPVLSSHKSCSQGHQEKLVVCNVISKGPSEAFPLCSMSDPPENGLDCLPKSSQTKMTLLPLPTPPVPYHKIMNAVDSKLSSLDSLGLETDSTGDLRPPSPIDLSRSIDQALFSDSLFSHSIFGFPKLFHASSSHSLSSPNQGTSKHGPSSVEMALYRTSSCGDVDQEKTLPSARCSQPQSSLTSQSRTLEQWDWKGSDSGSTQGLCCNPKEPGKLRSHSWANRGQNFAQHSLPRAIPNLSYHRRYRTLSLASQEIQGSGRLAGTKKLSESKQLEWDLAVQAEFVDVCRQIDDLSVCSDTIEL; this is translated from the exons ATGCTCTCTCTGTGGAATCtgtacctcctcctccccctctccttgcCTCTCTTGCTTCATGCTGTAGCCTCAACTGGAGAAAATGTCAAGGAAACACAACAGCTACACGTGGAAACAGCAGTGCAACATCTCCCGCAGCCCTCGCAAAGACTTCCTGGATCTAGTTTAGAAACGGAGAAGCCCCTGTTTGAGCCCGTTGATGTTGACTTCCAGGGTCTACTGTTGAGTTTGGCCTTATCGTCATCTGAGGAATCAGATAGACAAGGTGTGATTGGTGAATACACTGATTTACAGGAGGGCACAGAGACATCTCTTTTGTATCATAATGAGAACGAACTTTTCAGATCCACAGAAAGTGCAACAGAAGATGTTACATCTACAAAGCCTGTAAGGTCTTCATCAGGAGCAGCACCACCTCAGCCTACAAAGGCACGAACATTGAAGAATCAGCCGACTGAGACCAGTACTGGCTCCATACTGCATTCTACACCAACTGGAGAGAATCAACTAACTTTACCGTCCTTGCACAATGAGACGACTGATGGCCACTTACCTTTTCTTCTGTCTGGCTCACTTCCATCAGACACACAAGGCCAGGACTCAACTTCAGGGTCCATTTCTGATGGTACTACTCCACCTGTAGCCACTGGCAGTCCACTGGAGGGTACTGTTCCGACTAAAAACACTGGAAATGGATTGGTTGATATTACAAACCGGAGAGGAGCTGTCGGCGTGGAGGCAGAAAATG ATGACTCCGGGAACAGAGGCCTGCACGGTAACATGAACACATCTGCCACACCctgcaaaacaacaaaccaGTCATCGACTCTCACCTACCCAGAAGACTTTACTCCCAATGAGTCCCTGCACCCCTCTCTGGGTCTCAGCCCTGCCCTTTATGTCCCTCTGTATTCGGACTGGAACTCTGCCCTTGCCACATGGGGATTTGCTTGGGAAGCTCACATCTATGGCTTGGGatctgtcttcactgtgtttggcCTTATCTCTGTTGTCTGCCTGTTAGGCCTTCCCCTGCGGTGCCCGCCAGGATGCCCCTACTTCACTCTCCTGCATCTGTTCCTGTTAGCATTTGCAGGGATCCAAGCTTTCTGTTTGCTGTACGATGCTTACAGTCACCAAGATCGTCTGCCCCCTATAggctctctgctgctctctgagtTGCCCTTCCCCTGTTTAGTCTCAGCTTTCTCCTTGGCCTTCCTCATTCTTTCATTGCGCTCTCGCATGCATCTTTCACTCCCACTCGCTATTTCAACCTCATTTTCAGTTTTGCCCAAACCTCGCCTGTTACTCTGTGTGTCTCTACTGTATTTTGGAGTTTCTCTAGGTTGTGTTGGCATGCTCCAGCTCTTCCACATCCTCCCTACAATGATCCTGCTATTCCCACATGGTCTATTTGTATGTCTCACCATCTTTCTGTCATTTTCCTATCTCATCTTCTACTGCTTAATTCGAGTTGACTCTAAACACATCTACAGACTGAATGACAATGGAGAGAGCGGAGGATCTCCTGAAGGGATACGATCTGCAAGTTGCCCCTTTGCCAAAGTGGAGGACTggcagagagcagcaggagctggagtAGGAGCTGCGTTGTGTATGTTAGGGTGTGGTGGCCTACAGCTTTACGGGATTCTGCATGCCCTTGGTTTAGGTGGGGTTGAGGGCTATGGGTTCCAGCCTTGGTCCTGGTGGGGCTATCAGGTAGGCTGCAGACTCTGTGAGGTTGGGGTGTGTCTCGGTTTGTCTCTCATTGGCACACACCCTCTATTTTGTCAAAACAACTCCTCTATCAAGACCATAACTGATCCTCGGCCAGGATCTTGGTCTCGCCTCTCCTGCAACTCTCCTCCGGGTGGGCTAACCCCGCCCTTTAATGAATGTATAAattctcctgtcctctcctcacaTAAGTCCTGCTCCCAAGGTCACCAAGAAAAGCTTGTGGTCTGTAATGTCATTAGTAAGGGACCATCAGAGGCTTTTCCTCTTTGCTCTATGTCAGATCCTCCTGAAAATGGGCTTGATTGTCTGCCAAAATCCAGCCAAACAAAGATGACACTATTGCCTCTACCTACACCCCCAGTCCCATATCACAAGATTATGAATGCAGTTGACTCTAAACTGTCGTCACTGGATAGTTTAGGATTAGAGACTGACTCTACTGGGGACCTGCGGCCCCCATCTCCCATAGACTTGTCCCGCAGCATTGACCAGGCTCTGTTCAGTGATTCCCTATTCTCCCACAGTATCTTTGGTTTTCCAAAACTGTTCCATGCTTCTTCAAGTCATTCTTTGAGCTCTCCAAACCAAGGTACATCAAAGCATGGGCCCAGTTCTGTAGAAATGGCCTTATACCGAACTTCTTCCTGTGGAGATGTGGATCAAGAGAAAACACTGCCCAGTGCAAGATGCTCCCAACCTCAAAGTTCTTTGACATCTCAAAGCAGGACACTGGAGCAATGGGATTGGAAAGGGAGCGACTCTGGCTCAACCCAGGGTCTGTGCTGCAATCCCAAGGAGCCAGGAAAACTGCGCTCACATTCCTGGGCCAACAGAGGGCAAAACTTTGCTCAGCACAGCCTTCCACGAGCGATTCCCAACCTGTCTTACCACAGGCGTTACCGTACCTTGAGCTTGGCCTCCCAGGAAATCCAGGGCTCTGGCCGACTGGCAGGGACTAAAAAACTGAGTGAAAGCAAACAGCTGGAATGGGATCTTGCTGTACAGGCAGAATTTGTCGATGTGTGCAGACAAATTGATGATCTAAGTGTTTGCAGTGACACCATTGAATTGTAG